The following proteins are co-located in the Polystyrenella longa genome:
- a CDS encoding aldehyde dehydrogenase family protein — translation MNLIATNPFDQETVAEFPFETEVSLNEKLNQAQLAFQKWRKKTLTERIRIVEQGLEKIRQAEEEIVQNVTRQMGKPLGQARGEFLTMFDRAATCIELAPAALADDVLPDKPNFQRRIVHEPLGVVLDIAAWNYPLVIPINVIVPALLAGNTVLIKHSAKTPLCGVAFEDAFGALEVPNLVTNVILNHQQTEELIADDRINHVSFTGSVEGGRVIYRHVAERLIDAGLELGGNDAAYVAADADLDFAVANIVDGATYNAGQSCCAVERVYVHETVYDAFVDKALELMQGFQLGDPTAEGTTMGPLASRAALEELEKQVQDAVDRGAKLLCGGTRVSGSTGNFFSPTLLSDCPQDSVVMQEESFGPLLPVTKVASDEEALTKMNDSRFGLTASVWSADVERVEKMAADLQVGTIFQNRCDYLDPALPWTGWGESGLGSTLSQYGFFHLTQRKAIHFRTDLES, via the coding sequence GTGAATCTTATTGCCACAAATCCCTTCGATCAGGAGACCGTTGCGGAGTTTCCTTTTGAAACAGAAGTATCTCTGAACGAAAAATTGAATCAGGCGCAATTGGCCTTTCAGAAATGGCGTAAGAAAACGCTGACTGAGCGGATCCGAATCGTTGAACAGGGGCTTGAAAAAATCCGTCAGGCGGAAGAAGAGATTGTTCAGAATGTTACCCGTCAAATGGGGAAACCACTCGGTCAGGCCCGTGGAGAGTTCTTAACGATGTTCGACCGGGCTGCCACGTGTATTGAATTGGCTCCAGCGGCGTTAGCGGATGATGTACTTCCCGATAAACCCAACTTCCAACGGCGGATTGTACATGAACCCCTGGGCGTGGTACTGGACATCGCGGCCTGGAATTATCCATTGGTCATTCCAATCAATGTGATCGTGCCCGCGCTGTTGGCGGGAAATACAGTGTTGATCAAACACAGTGCGAAAACCCCGCTCTGCGGAGTCGCTTTTGAGGATGCATTTGGGGCGCTGGAAGTTCCCAATCTGGTAACAAACGTCATCCTGAACCATCAGCAAACGGAAGAGTTAATTGCCGATGACCGTATCAACCACGTCTCCTTTACTGGCTCGGTCGAAGGGGGGCGGGTCATCTATCGCCATGTGGCTGAACGTTTGATTGATGCTGGTTTGGAATTGGGTGGAAACGATGCCGCCTATGTGGCTGCCGATGCCGACCTCGATTTCGCGGTAGCGAATATCGTCGACGGAGCGACCTACAACGCCGGGCAGTCCTGCTGTGCGGTGGAACGAGTTTACGTACATGAGACGGTATATGACGCCTTTGTCGACAAGGCACTCGAGCTAATGCAGGGATTTCAGTTAGGCGATCCGACTGCGGAAGGAACGACGATGGGGCCATTAGCCAGTCGTGCCGCCTTGGAGGAGTTGGAGAAACAGGTTCAAGATGCGGTCGATCGTGGGGCTAAATTGCTGTGCGGAGGAACTCGGGTTTCCGGGAGCACGGGGAACTTTTTCTCACCAACGTTGTTAAGTGACTGCCCGCAGGATTCCGTGGTGATGCAGGAAGAAAGTTTTGGCCCCCTTTTACCGGTAACCAAAGTGGCCAGCGATGAGGAAGCACTCACCAAAATGAACGATTCCCGGTTTGGTTTAACGGCATCGGTCTGGAGTGCTGATGTGGAACGAGTGGAGAAAATGGCTGCCGATCTGCAGGTGGGGACCATCTTTCAGAACCGCTGCGATTATCTCGATCCGGCGTTACCCTGGACAGGCTGGGGAGAGAGCGGGCTGGGTTCAACGCTATCCCAATATGGTTTTTTTCATCTTACGCAGCGAAAAGCGATACACTTCCGCACAGATTTGGAATCCTAA